One Halovivax ruber XH-70 genomic region harbors:
- a CDS encoding dipeptide epimerase: MSLETSFERVSLPLEFPFTIARGTQTAAENVIVQVEDDDGRVGIGGAAPSPHYGETAATVEAVLPSLLEVVETVGDPHQLGRIERRMRAAIADNPAARCAVSIALHDLVCKRLDVPLYRYWGLDPTETVTSSYTIGIDDTERMREKTEIALDRGHDTLKVKLGTDRDVEIVETIRDVAPDVRLYVDANEAWTPKEAVRTIERLAAYDLEFVEQPVPAENPEGLRYVSEHSPLPIAADESLITVDDVPRVADRCDVANLKLMKCGGLREAKRIVHAARAHGLQVMCGCMSESNASIAAACHLAPLLDYADLDGSLLLDDDPYDGVPLPGGRIDLEAMDRPGTGAGTQ, translated from the coding sequence CATCGCGCGAGGGACGCAGACGGCGGCCGAGAACGTGATCGTCCAGGTCGAGGACGACGATGGGCGCGTCGGGATCGGCGGCGCCGCACCGTCGCCACACTACGGCGAGACGGCGGCGACCGTCGAGGCGGTGCTTCCCTCGCTGCTCGAAGTCGTCGAAACCGTCGGCGACCCCCACCAGCTCGGCCGGATCGAGCGCCGGATGCGTGCGGCAATTGCGGACAATCCGGCGGCACGCTGTGCGGTGAGTATCGCCCTGCACGATCTCGTTTGCAAGCGCCTCGACGTCCCGCTCTATCGCTACTGGGGACTCGATCCGACCGAGACCGTCACCTCATCGTACACCATCGGCATCGACGATACCGAGCGGATGCGCGAGAAGACCGAGATCGCGCTCGATCGCGGCCACGACACGCTGAAGGTCAAGCTCGGGACCGACAGAGACGTCGAGATCGTCGAGACCATCCGCGACGTCGCGCCGGACGTCCGTCTCTACGTCGACGCGAACGAGGCCTGGACGCCGAAGGAGGCCGTCCGCACGATCGAACGGCTCGCCGCCTACGACCTGGAATTCGTCGAACAACCCGTGCCTGCCGAGAACCCGGAGGGGCTTCGATACGTCTCCGAACACAGCCCGCTCCCGATCGCAGCCGACGAGTCGCTCATCACGGTCGACGACGTCCCCCGGGTCGCCGATCGCTGTGACGTCGCGAACCTGAAGCTGATGAAGTGCGGCGGCCTCCGGGAGGCGAAACGGATCGTCCACGCCGCCCGCGCCCACGGGCTCCAGGTGATGTGCGGCTGCATGTCGGAGTCCAACGCCTCGATCGCCGCGGCCTGTCACCTCGCACCGCTGCTCGACTACGCCGACCTGGACGGCTCGCTCCTGCTCGACGACGACCCGTACGATGGCGTCCCGCTGCCCGGTGGCCGGATCGACCTCGAAGCGATGGATCGACCGGGAACCGGCGCCGGGACGCAGTAG